From Cydia fagiglandana chromosome 24, ilCydFagi1.1, whole genome shotgun sequence, a single genomic window includes:
- the LOC134676452 gene encoding uncharacterized protein LOC134676452 produces the protein MINAVPLACFLSMIRPPGVQFDNALLQIAPVDKTKCPLVRDTSDVQFRLYTRYNPTQYQELIIDDDEKLFASHMSFKEKTVLYFTAFMEEPDDGSGLLVREAYMLRGDVNFIILDVSQLEAGPWYFTAADNTWYIGRFAAKFIDYLVSRGLDLSKTHLVGHSLGAHAAGVAGAYITSGRVSRITGLDPAGPLFTKLPLEQRLDPSDAHFVDVIHTDAGIFGFPVSLGHADFYPNGGISPQPGCELEVVLHQQQFFNKCDRNMKTQGYYTFDLLPRTDSKNMSKRADTHKLMTQMTSIYENNMNIPQKDVNDDSNPINIRKITLNQDKVTKKADKYDMNNKDSYKATTFVPNEKNVDIYDEKELDSTSDEETDESSLDLTAEETDLETTLTRIELKNIDNKEKTTKHKKYQDTNIKRNTLLDSFANSNLNLNLRETYSISNTEPTNTKSHVRKRQKRFINIFQKSEAAENENFLFKILEFLNKNRKHALPVFTVMREINTLVKSANGELNHSTKERNNYIGLNPPVLPLATYNLELGSDSKVKAFVKRLLGLKVEGDRLTITGK, from the exons GTACAACCCGACCCAGTACCAAGAGCTGATCATCGATGATGATGAGAAGCTGTTCGCGTCCCACATGAGCTTCAAGGAGAAGACGGTGTTATACTTCACAGCTTTCATGGAGGAGCCGGATGATGGGAGCGGATTGCTGGTCCGAGAAG CGTACATGTTACGAGGCGACGTGAACTTCATAATCCTGGACGTGTCGCAACTGGAGGCAGGACCTTGGTACTTCACCGCGGCGGACAACACCTGGTACATCGGCCGTTTCGCCGCCAAATTCATCGACTACTTAGTATCCAG AGGCTTGGATTTGTCGAAGACGCATCTGGTCGGGCACAGCTTGGGTGCGCACGCGGCGGGTGTGGCCGGCGCATACATAACTTCAG GTCGCGTCTCAAGAATCACCGGCTTGGACCCCGCCGGGCCCCTCTTCACTAAGCTACCGCTCGAACAGCGCCTGGACCCCTCTGATGCCCACTTTGTGGACGTCATACACACTGACGCTGGGATCTTTG GCTTCCCCGTGTCTTTAGGACATGCGGACTTCTACCCCAACGGTGGGATCAGCCCACAGCCGGGCTGCGAGCTGGAA GTGGTTCTGCATCAGCAGCAGTTCTTCAACAAAT GTGACAGAAACATGAAAACGCAAGGATACTACACATTCGACTTACTACCCAGAACAGATTCAAAGAACATGTCAAAAAGAGCTGACACACACAAACTCATGACACAAATGACTTCAATATATGAAAATAACATGAATATACCCCAAAAAGACGTTAATGATGACTCAAACCCGATTAATATTAGAAAAATTACACTAAATCAAGATAAAGTAACCAAGAAAGCAGATAAATATGATATGAACAATAAAGACTCATACAAAGCCACTACATTTGTTCCTAATGAAAAAAATGTAGATATATATGATGAAAAAGAATTAGACTCAACATCTGATGAAGAAACAGACGAATCAAGCCTCGATTTGACAGCAGAAGAGACAGATTTAGAAACAACACTGACACGTATTGAATTAAAAAACATagacaataaagaaaaaactaCAAAACATAAGAAGTATCAAGATACTAATATAAAAAGAAATACATTACTAGACTCATTTGCAAACTCAAATTTAAACTTGAATCTAAGAGAGACATACTCAATTTCAAACACGGAACCAACTAATACAAAATCACATGTAAGGAAACGTCAGAAAAGATTCATAAACATCTTCCAAAAATCAGAGGCCGCTGAAAATGAGAATTttctatttaaaattttggaatTCTTGAACAAGAATCGTAAACATGCCTTACCTGTTTTCACGGTGATGagagaaataaatacattagtTAAAAGTGCCAATGGGGAGTTAAATCATTCGACTAAGGAAAGGAATAATTATATAGGGCTTAACCCTCCCGTGTTGCCATTGGCTACGTATAATTTGGAGTTGGGAAGCGATTCGAAAGTGAAGGCTTTTGTGAAAAGGTTGCTTGGGTTGAAGGTGGAAGGAGATAGGTTAACTATTACAGGGAAATAA